Proteins from a single region of Antechinus flavipes isolate AdamAnt ecotype Samford, QLD, Australia chromosome 2, AdamAnt_v2, whole genome shotgun sequence:
- the GSKIP gene encoding GSK3B-interacting protein encodes METDCSHVELSSNTEIEESAFQDFERTDVKDMRLEAEAVVNDVLFAVSNMFVSKSLPCSDDVAYINVETRERNKYCLELSEAGLRVVGYAFDQVDDNIQTPYHETVYSLLDTLSPAYREAFGNALLRRLEALKQDGQS; translated from the exons ATGGAAACAGACTGTAGTCACGTGGAGCTTAGCAGTAACACGGAAATTGAAGAGTCTGCATTTCAAGATTTTGAAAGAACAGATGTAAAAGACATGAGACTAGAAGCCGAAGCTGTTGTGAATGATGTTCTTTTTGCTGTTAGCAACATGTTTGTCTCCAAAAGCCTGCCTTGTTCAGATGATGTTGCATATATCAATGTGGAAACAAGAGAAAGGAACAAATACTGTCTGGAGCTCTCAGAAGCAGGGCTTAGG GTGGTGGGTTATGCTTTTGACCAGGTGGATGATAATATACAAACTCCCTACCATGAGACAGTATACTCTTTGTTGGATACCCTTAGTCCAGCATACCGAGAAGCTTTCGGAAATGCACTCCTAAGAAGACTGGAAGCTTTGAAACAGGATGGACAGTCTTAA